The Paraburkholderia hospita region GTCTCGCGGAACATCTTTTATGTCACAGATGCACAGATGCGTTCGGCCGGTGTGAGCACGACAAATGAATCCCAATGAGCTTTTTGCACTGTTGCCGGACATGGCGACTTTTGCCCGCGTCGTCGACGCAGGCAACTTCTCGGAGGCCGCGCGCCAGTTGGGCAGCACGCCGTCGACGGTAAGCCGGCAGATCAAGCGCCTTGAAGAAGCGCTTGGCACGCGCTTGCTGGAGCGGTCGACGCGCAGCGTCCGGGTCACGGATTCGGGCGCGCAGGTCTACCGGTATTGCCGCGACGTGGTGGGCGCGGCGTCGGGTGCCGTCGATGTCGCGGGACAAGTGGTTGGCGAGCCGCGTGGCAAGGTGAGCGTCAGCGCACCGGTTGCATTCGCCAAGTCCGTCATCCATCCGCTGATCCCGGGATTTCTGCGTAGCTTGCCGGACGTGGACGTCCAGTTGATCTTCGCCGACCGCGAAGTCGATCCGCTGCGTGATGACGTCGATATGGTGATCCGCCTGACCCGTTCGCCTCCGTTGGGCCTGGCCGCCCGGCGGCTCGGAACCGTGAAGTGGTTGCTATGCGCGTCGCCCGCTTATCTCAACGTGCACGGGACGCCCGTCG contains the following coding sequences:
- a CDS encoding LysR family transcriptional regulator — protein: MNPNELFALLPDMATFARVVDAGNFSEAARQLGSTPSTVSRQIKRLEEALGTRLLERSTRSVRVTDSGAQVYRYCRDVVGAASGAVDVAGQVVGEPRGKVSVSAPVAFAKSVIHPLIPGFLRSLPDVDVQLIFADREVDPLRDDVDMVIRLTRSPPLGLAARRLGTVKWLLCASPAYLNVHGTPVVPRDLSRHECLYLGETVDDNRWHFRRGTETQSLEVRGRYIANHAGARLEAALQDLGIAGLPDFAATEALQQGSLVQVLVDWEFEARSYMGPVWLLYPPNRFLPSKVRALIDYLASHLHDAVDE